The DNA region TTCTCCTATCTTATACTCGGACATTCCATTTCCATAACTAGCAGCAGTCTCAATATAGTTTCCTCCAGCATCCAGATAAGCATTTAATAATGTCTTAGCTTCATTGGAAGCTATCTCAAGTAAATGAAAGCCACCAAAACCAATAATAGATAGTTCAAGATCTGTCTTACCCAACCTTCTTTTTAACACTACCTACACCTCCCTAATCCATATCCATATAGAAGTATCACATATTAATGATATTTTCATCTAGCCACTTAAGTCTGTCAATGATATTCAGGTGTTGTGTACATAATTTCTCACATTTACCGCATGCAATACAGTCTGCTGGTAATGGTTCTCCCTGCTTAATGTCTTTGTATTTGATCATTTCTTGGTATCGATCAATAACTTTTTCCTTACCTTTTAAGACATTCATATTATAAAGATTCATATACTTTGGAATATCGATATCTTTAGGACATTTTTTGCAGTACTGACACGTTGTACAGAGCTGATTCATATCCTTTTTCAGTTCTGATTTTATTTGATTAATCTTCTCACTCGTTAAGATTTTCAGATTTTCTACTGCTTTCACATTATGTTCAACCTCTTGGATTGTACCCATACCTGCTAAGGTAACAGAGATTGCTTCATGGGAAGCATTAAATCTCAAAGCCGCTTGTATAACAGATTCATTCTCATTTTCCTTTATAAAATTAAAGTATTCCTGATTTTGAGGAATTATGCCCCCTCCCAATGGATTCATTGTAACTACTCCTACACCTTCTTCATAAGCAGCTTCAATACCTTCCTGACGATAGGGAAAATTAGCTATGTTATAACCCAGAGTAACCCCTTCAAAGTAACCTTCTTTTATCATCTGTGCAATTTCATTACCATTCGCATGAGTTGATACAACAATATGATCGATAAGCCCCTCTTCTTTAGCCTTCATAGCTCCCCAATAGGGTCCTCCTGGTGCAATAACTTTTTTGTAATGATCTAGATTCATAATACACCACATATGATAGAAGTTAATCTTTTTTACACCTAATCTTTTTAAAGATTTATCAATTCTCTTACGTACAGCGTTGGCGTCAGGCTCATTCCCAATACCGCTTTTTGTTGATACATAGAAAGGATTAGGCATATCTTTAAATGCCTCTCCCATGATGTCTTCACTTTTATCATCACAGTAAAAAGGAGCAGTATCAAAATAGTTGATTCCTAGCTGGCTGGCACGGCGTACAACCTGAGCAGACTCTTCAATAGAGTAGTGTGATGGAAATCTCATACCTCCAAAACCAATGGCTGACACTTTTTTGCCAGTCCGTCCATATTCCTTATAAATCATTTTACTTCCCCCTTATTATTCTTAGAATTTTTTATAAATCACTACAGAATAAACAAAATAGAACTATTTATTTTGATTAATAAAATCCAATATTGCTTGATAAGCCATGTTGGGTTCTTGAATATCAGCGACTAGATTTTCCATTGGACATTGTCCTGTCCCTAATCGATTTTTTATATAAGGAACAAGTTGATTGTATTCAACAACTATATTATTTTCATCTAAAACCTTTTTCGCTTCTTCACTCAATATATCTGCAAAAACGGTATGTACATCTGCCAAAACAGCTAATAGCGCGGCTGCCTTACCAATAACTTTATCCGCCAAAAATACCTTTTGAGGCTTTTCATTAGAATCTCTTAGATACTGAAGCAATGGACGAACACCTTTCTCATGGGAAGTCATAATCACATTATTTCCCTTAACAATTACACATGTTAGTTTCTCGGATACTAATATTTCTTTAGCTAAGTTAAGATCTATCATTGATAAAACCACCTTTCTTCAGCATCACAACAATAATAGGAATAACTATGATTTGAATAACGATACCAGGTAACCCTTTAATGATTGCGCCTGTTACGCTAATATAAGGTGGTAGATTAATGTTGAATAAATAAACAACGATACTCAATAAAATCCCATAAACTAAACGCCCGCCTATCATAGCTCCTGAAAGTGATAAAATAACATTCAATTTATATTTCTTAAATAATATACCTGATACAAAACCATATGTACCCAACTCAAAGACCATAAAATATAACAGTGGTATAGGGGGCATTGTCATTCCCGTGACAAAATGACTAAAAATAGGTGATAAAATCCCTGTATATAGTCCAACTAATGGTCCCCCAACAAAACCAGCTATTAAAACAGGAATATGCATTGGTAAAAAAATTGGTCCCAACCCAGGTCCTCCAATTAAATGAAAAACTTGTGGGATCAAAACTCCAAAAGCAGTAAATAAACCAATATATACAATTTTTTTAGTATTCATTATTGGCTTCACCTCTCTTCCATTGTCTACTTTCATAATTTTCCTTATTTTCATTGACAGTATATCACGGCTGGTATAATATGAAAAGTAGTTACATTTTGATCATATAGTTACAAAAAAGAAACTATTGGGGGTTATTGAGGTGTATGATTTAGATTCAGGTAAAATGGAGTATCCTATAGATATTGAATGTTCAATTGAGAAAGCACTCGATGTACTCAATGGGAAATGGACATTTCTCATTATCAGGGATCTGTTTGAGGGGAAAAAAAGATTTGGTGAACTGCGCAAGTCTCTAGTCGGCATTAGTCCAAAAACCTTATCGGTCCGTCTAAAAGAACTTGAGAGCAAAGGAATAATCGAGCGCACTGCCTACCCTACTATTCCACCTACAGTTGAATACTCTCTAACAGAAAAAGGGAAAAGCTTAAAGAAAATTATTAAAGAAATGAAACTTTGGGGTGCTATATGGGGCTAAACATTGAGCCCCATTATGTTCTAAACTTTCTTTTTACTTAAGTATAATCTTACTGGTCCTAATAGCCCATCTTCGCTCTTAATTGTCTCATATCGATGTATCACTGAGTTATACACATCAATACTGAGTTTGTTTTTACCTGTTTTAAACCCATCACTCACTTCCAATACATAGGGCCTCCACATACAGGCACCTATTTCTTGACCATTTAAATGAACATGAGCAAATTCATTAACTCGACCTAAATCCAAATACCAAATCTGCTCATCATCTGTAAAAAAAGATTCCTTCAGTTCAAATTCCAATTCGTAAGTCATCTTACCCACATAACCATGATCTATATCTAAGTCTGCCCATGATTTTAGTTCATCTACATAGACATTCTGGGTTCCAAGTAAGGGTTGCTTCCAAGGTTGCTTAAAGGTCATTACTTCAACCACTTCTTGATTTTTATTTTCTCTTTCATTATTCATGTTGACAATTTCTAAGGCATCTCTTCTCTCCTTTTCTTTATGACTTAATACATGATAAATTCCATTTGAAACACCTTTAAGTGCTCTATCAGCTACCAAAACTAAGCTTTGGCGTCTTTTTAGTTCAAAGAACACTTCTCCTGAATGATTGAGTCTCGTCTTAATCTTACCTGTCCATGGCTCCCATAGTTCAAAAGTCGCATTACTCTCTACTACTAGACTATCTATAATAGTATCGTCGCCCTCATTGACAAGTATAATAATAGAACGATTATCTTTAATAATATGACTCATCCGAAGGTTATTATTTCCTGTTATACATCTAATTCTTGCAAAGTCTAACTTATTTAATTCTCTAATCATTTTCTCATCATAGATGATTACTTTTCCGCCACTCTCTAAGAAAGACCTAATTTTGACTTTAGCAATGCCTTCTATTAATTGCTTATCTTCAACTAGTAGTATAGAATATTCCTGTTGCTGTATTTTAATTTTGCCTGTATCA from Vallitalea okinawensis includes:
- a CDS encoding aldo/keto reductase: MIYKEYGRTGKKVSAIGFGGMRFPSHYSIEESAQVVRRASQLGINYFDTAPFYCDDKSEDIMGEAFKDMPNPFYVSTKSGIGNEPDANAVRKRIDKSLKRLGVKKINFYHMWCIMNLDHYKKVIAPGGPYWGAMKAKEEGLIDHIVVSTHANGNEIAQMIKEGYFEGVTLGYNIANFPYRQEGIEAAYEEGVGVVTMNPLGGGIIPQNQEYFNFIKENENESVIQAALRFNASHEAISVTLAGMGTIQEVEHNVKAVENLKILTSEKINQIKSELKKDMNQLCTTCQYCKKCPKDIDIPKYMNLYNMNVLKGKEKVIDRYQEMIKYKDIKQGEPLPADCIACGKCEKLCTQHLNIIDRLKWLDENIINM
- a CDS encoding DUF1893 domain-containing protein, which codes for MIDLNLAKEILVSEKLTCVIVKGNNVIMTSHEKGVRPLLQYLRDSNEKPQKVFLADKVIGKAAALLAVLADVHTVFADILSEEAKKVLDENNIVVEYNQLVPYIKNRLGTGQCPMENLVADIQEPNMAYQAILDFINQNK
- a CDS encoding ECF transporter S component, coding for MNTKKIVYIGLFTAFGVLIPQVFHLIGGPGLGPIFLPMHIPVLIAGFVGGPLVGLYTGILSPIFSHFVTGMTMPPIPLLYFMVFELGTYGFVSGILFKKYKLNVILSLSGAMIGGRLVYGILLSIVVYLFNINLPPYISVTGAIIKGLPGIVIQIIVIPIIVVMLKKGGFINDRS
- a CDS encoding winged helix-turn-helix transcriptional regulator, coding for MYDLDSGKMEYPIDIECSIEKALDVLNGKWTFLIIRDLFEGKKRFGELRKSLVGISPKTLSVRLKELESKGIIERTAYPTIPPTVEYSLTEKGKSLKKIIKEMKLWGAIWG